From a single Alloactinosynnema sp. L-07 genomic region:
- a CDS encoding DUF4192 domain-containing protein, with protein sequence MLSQAGSSDTAASILIEEPGEFIASIPALLGFTPSNSLVLHVIDGPTLRVDLPGIAGHSGFTRHAADVVSRHGRQVILTAIGGDEDDTTMPLRELIDRLIRDLHDAGVETAGAWRVFAIAEGERWTCLVGDCHGFLPDPAATPVAAARELHGLQPYPSIAELDAALAQDPMEDLERRARRITVLRQVAACADRCHELITATIEAISAGASAEDLDDDTLVRIGCALTGPGVLGQWLLDLASEEARTQSAVLWTRLVQAMPDGPERTGPALLLAVAQHLAGAGVQANRALRVAGTADPSNHLITLLSTAFQYGVTPRELHKILSRFTP encoded by the coding sequence CCAGGCAGGGTCGTCCGACACCGCGGCCTCGATCCTGATCGAAGAACCCGGGGAGTTCATCGCCAGCATCCCTGCCCTCCTCGGCTTCACGCCGTCCAACTCGCTTGTTCTGCACGTCATTGACGGCCCGACGCTGCGCGTCGATCTGCCGGGCATCGCAGGCCACAGCGGTTTCACCCGACATGCCGCAGATGTCGTCTCACGCCATGGGCGACAGGTCATCCTGACCGCCATCGGCGGCGACGAGGATGACACCACCATGCCCTTGCGCGAACTGATTGACCGGCTGATCCGCGACCTGCACGATGCCGGAGTCGAGACCGCAGGGGCATGGCGAGTCTTCGCCATCGCCGAGGGCGAACGGTGGACCTGCCTCGTGGGCGACTGCCACGGTTTCCTTCCTGATCCCGCCGCCACGCCCGTGGCGGCTGCCAGGGAACTTCATGGGTTGCAGCCCTACCCGTCTATTGCGGAGTTGGACGCCGCTCTCGCGCAGGACCCAATGGAGGACCTGGAACGGCGCGCGCGCCGAATCACCGTTCTTCGCCAGGTGGCAGCGTGCGCCGATCGCTGCCACGAGCTGATCACGGCAACGATCGAGGCGATCTCGGCCGGCGCCAGCGCCGAGGATCTCGACGATGACACCCTGGTGCGCATCGGCTGTGCGCTGACGGGCCCAGGTGTCCTGGGCCAGTGGCTCCTCGACCTGGCCAGCGAGGAGGCCCGCACCCAGTCCGCAGTCCTGTGGACGCGACTGGTGCAAGCGATGCCCGACGGCCCGGAACGGACAGGTCCCGCGCTCCTTCTGGCGGTCGCGCAGCATCTCGCCGGAGCCGGCGTGCAGGCCAACCGCGCACTGCGAGTCGCCGGGACCGCTGATCCGAGCAACCATCTGATCACACTGCTCAGCACAGCCTTCCAGTACGGGGTCACCCCCCGAGAACTGCACAAGATTCTTTCGCGCTTCACCCCGTAG